The Xenopus laevis strain J_2021 chromosome 7S, Xenopus_laevis_v10.1, whole genome shotgun sequence genome includes a window with the following:
- the rbm42.S gene encoding RNA-binding protein 42 isoform X1, whose amino-acid sequence MAGKSGEEKMKEMEAEMALFEQEVLGAPVAPSPVDPVPLSIQAVPIIRPVIATNTYSQVQQSLQARAAAAASVVGPNFVSPVTFVGPAIPPPRPPVMRPSFIPHALQRPIEPHGAMTRPSFIPHVLQHRAAGPRHPGMPPLQPLMAHHMHGPPPPLMRHIPPPPLGMRPGPPPAPMGPLPPPPRPMVQSAPKINPTVIQAAPTVYTAPPVRKPEEEIVEPPIIPEEKESLSYEETVIGPSMPEIEPVQPEVVLEPVQEDKKKAKPEKLKRCIRTAAGTSWEDQSLLEWEPDDFRIFCGDLGNEVNDDILARAFSRYPSFLRAKVIRDKRTGKTKGYGFVSFKDPNDYVRATREMNAPLDGHFPTSLTSK is encoded by the exons GTTTGAGCAGGAAGTTCTGGGGGCTCCAGTGGCTCCGTCTCCAGTCGATCCCGTTCCTTTGTCCATCCAAGCTGTGCCGATTATTCGTCCCGTTATTGCAACAAACACCTACAGTCAG GTGCAGCAGAGTCTCCAGGCGAGGGCAGCAGCTGCAGCCAGTGTTGTGGGGCCCAATTTTGTTTCACCAGTAACATTTGTTGGCCCAG CCATCCCTCCCCCTAGACCACCAGTGATGAGACCCAGTTTCATTCCTCATGCTTTACAGCGACCGATTGAGCCTCACGGAGCCATGACTCGTCCTTCCTTCATCCCCCATGTCTTGCAGCACAGAGCTG CCGGACCCCGACACCCAGGAATGCCTCCCCTACAGCCTTTAATGGCCCATCACATGCACGGCCCACCCCCACCACTGATGCGACACATACCTCCTCCTCCACTGGGCATGCGTCCCGGCCCCCCT CCTGCACCAATGGGACCTCTACCTCCCCCACCCCGTCCCATGGTACAGTCTGCTCCAAAAATCAACCCTACAGTCATCCAAGCTGCCCCCACTGTCTATACTGCACCCCCAGTAAGGAAGCCAGAG GAGGAAATTGTGGAACCCCCAATAATACcagaagagaaggaaagtcttagctatgaagaaaccGTTATTGGCCCCAGTATGCCTGAAATAGAACCGGTGCAACCTGAG GTGGTGCTGGAACCAGTACAAGAGGATAAAAAGAAAGCAAAGCCGGAGAAATTAAAACGGTGCATTCGCACTGCAGCCGGGACGTCTTGGGAAGATCAAAGTTTATTAGAATGGGAACCAG ATGACTTTCGGATATTTTGCGGGGATTTGGGAAATGAGGTGAACGATGACATCCTTGCTCGCGCTTTCAGCCGCTACCCCTCCTTCCTGAGGGCCAAAGTCATCCGGGACAAACGCACGGGGAAGACTAAAGGCTACGGGTTTGTGAGCTTCAAGGATCCCAATGACTACGTGAGAGCCACGCGAGAGATGAATG cgccacttgatggtcattttcccaccagtctgaccagcaagtag
- the rbm42.S gene encoding RNA-binding protein 42 (The RefSeq protein has 1 substitution compared to this genomic sequence), with protein sequence MAGKSGEEKMKEMEAEMALFEQEVLGAPVAPSPVDPVPLSIQAVPIIRPVIATNTYSQVQQSLQARAAAAASVVGPNFVSPVTFVGPAIPPPRPPVMRPSFIPHALQRPIEPHGAMTRPSFIPHVLQHRAPGPRHPGMPPLQPLMAHHMHGPPPPLMRHIPPPPLGMRPGPPPAPMGPLPPPPRPMVQSAPKINPTVIQAAPTVYTAPPVRKPEEEIVEPPIIPEEKESLSYEETVIGPSMPEIEPVQPEVVLEPVQEDKKKAKPEKLKRCIRTAAGTSWEDQSLLEWEPDDFRIFCGDLGNEVNDDILARAFSRYPSFLRAKVIRDKRTGKTKGYGFVSFKDPNDYVRATREMNGKYVGSRPIKLRKSQWKDRNIDVVRKKQREKKKLGLR encoded by the exons GTTTGAGCAGGAAGTTCTGGGGGCTCCAGTGGCTCCGTCTCCAGTCGATCCCGTTCCTTTGTCCATCCAAGCTGTGCCGATTATTCGTCCCGTTATTGCAACAAACACCTACAGTCAG GTGCAGCAGAGTCTCCAGGCGAGGGCAGCAGCTGCAGCCAGTGTTGTGGGGCCCAATTTTGTTTCACCAGTAACATTTGTTGGCCCAG CCATCCCTCCCCCTAGACCACCAGTGATGAGACCCAGTTTCATTCCTCATGCTTTACAGCGACCGATTGAGCCTCACGGAGCCATGACTCGTCCTTCCTTCATCCCCCATGTCTTGCAGCACAGAGCTG CCGGACCCCGACACCCAGGAATGCCTCCCCTACAGCCTTTAATGGCCCATCACATGCACGGCCCACCCCCACCACTGATGCGACACATACCTCCTCCTCCACTGGGCATGCGTCCCGGCCCCCCT CCTGCACCAATGGGACCTCTACCTCCCCCACCCCGTCCCATGGTACAGTCTGCTCCAAAAATCAACCCTACAGTCATCCAAGCTGCCCCCACTGTCTATACTGCACCCCCAGTAAGGAAGCCAGAG GAGGAAATTGTGGAACCCCCAATAATACcagaagagaaggaaagtcttagctatgaagaaaccGTTATTGGCCCCAGTATGCCTGAAATAGAACCGGTGCAACCTGAG GTGGTGCTGGAACCAGTACAAGAGGATAAAAAGAAAGCAAAGCCGGAGAAATTAAAACGGTGCATTCGCACTGCAGCCGGGACGTCTTGGGAAGATCAAAGTTTATTAGAATGGGAACCAG ATGACTTTCGGATATTTTGCGGGGATTTGGGAAATGAGGTGAACGATGACATCCTTGCTCGCGCTTTCAGCCGCTACCCCTCCTTCCTGAGGGCCAAAGTCATCCGGGACAAACGCACGGGGAAGACTAAAGGCTACGGGTTTGTGAGCTTCAAGGATCCCAATGACTACGTGAGAGCCACGCGAGAGATGAATG GCAAATACGTAGGCTCTCGCCCTATAAAGCTGCGGAAGAGTCAGTGGAAGGATCGCAATATAGACGTTGTgcgcaagaagcagagggagaaGAAGAAGCTCGGCCTGAGATAG
- the fli1b.S gene encoding Fli-1 proto-oncogene, ETS transcription factor beta S homeolog — translation MQGVDGKELCRMTREDFLRMASSYSTEMLMSHLAYLRQNSPTFTYSVVPALPAHQPAPRHPVKTEPLYEDVRRQSWSSSGGSVHRVSPPLTPGITSTTNTVRSPQDPYQVLGPTSSRLSNPGSGQIQLWQFLLELLSDSCNSSCIAWEGLNGEFKMTDPDEVARRWGERKSKPNMNYDKLSRALRYYYDKNIMSKVHGKRYAYRFDFQGIQVVQHSHNNDPPTPKYPEGNYYSPQAKAPGPLPSHHPQSSTLIPVQYFSSAPTGGLYPGQGITRQHGGLLGTHLGTFY, via the exons atgcagggagttgacGGGAAGGAACTGTGTCGCATGACGCGGGAAGATTTCCTACGAATGGCCTCGTCGTACAGCACCGAAATGCTCATGTCACACTTGGCCTACCTGCGTCAGA acagTCCAACATTCACCTACTCAGTAGTACCAGCTCTCCCCGCACACCAGCCAGCACCTCGTCATCCAGTGAAAACAG AGCCCCTGTATGAAGATGTGCGGAGACAAAGCTGGAGCTCGTCGGGGGGTTCAGTCCATAGAG TGTCTCCTCCGCTGACACCAGGAATCACAAGTACCACTAACACTGTGCGCAGCCCCCAAG ATCCCTACCAGGTTTTGGGGCCGACGAGCAGTCGCCTCTCTAATCCGG GCAGTGGGCAGATTCAGTTGTGGCAGTTTCTATTGGAGCTCCTGTCTGACAGTTGCAATTCCAGCTGTATCGCGTGGGAAGGACTGAACGGGGAGTTCAAGATGACGGACCCCGATGAAGTCGCCCGGCGCTGGGGCGAGCGCAAGAGTAAACCCAACATGAACTACGACAAGCTGAGCCGGGCCCTGCGCTATTATTATGACAAGAACATCATGAGTAAAGTTCATGGGAAGAGATACGCCTACAGGTTTGACTTCCAGGGGATCCAGGTGGTGCAGCATTCGCATAACAACGACCCCCCGACCCCCAAATACCCCGAAGGGAACTATTATTCACCCCAAGCCAAAGCCCCCGGGCCCTTACCTTCCCATCACCCTCAGTCTTCCACCCTGATCCCCGTCCAGTACTTCAGCTCAGCACCCACTGGGGGACTGTACCCCGGCCAGGGCATCACGAGGCAACACGGGGGGCTACTGGGGACCCACCTGGGGACCTTCTACTGA
- the fli1b.S gene encoding fli-1 proto-oncogene, ETS transcription factor beta S homeolog isoform X1, giving the protein MDCTIKEALSVVSEDHTMFSHPPLKTEIPDDFSPRIKERGALQEHPWVPSTERLHSIKQEAEEMPGTRIPAVGVIRVDKTEDVGDSTYQSTYADIPTNGSAPPPHTNGDEEKRVIVPADPLVWSQDHVSQWLDWAVKEYGLCDVNTSEMQGVDGKELCRMTREDFLRMASSYSTEMLMSHLAYLRQNSPTFTYSVVPALPAHQPAPRHPVKTEPLYEDVRRQSWSSSGGSVHRVSPPLTPGITSTTNTVRSPQDPYQVLGPTSSRLSNPGSGQIQLWQFLLELLSDSCNSSCIAWEGLNGEFKMTDPDEVARRWGERKSKPNMNYDKLSRALRYYYDKNIMSKVHGKRYAYRFDFQGIQVVQHSHNNDPPTPKYPEGNYYSPQAKAPGPLPSHHPQSSTLIPVQYFSSAPTGGLYPGQGITRQHGGLLGTHLGTFY; this is encoded by the exons ATGGATTGTACTATCAAG GAGGCTCTGTCGGTGGTCAGTGAGGATCACACCATGTTTTCCCACCCGCCACTCAAGACGGAGATTCCAGACGATTTTTCGCCTCGCATTAAAGAGCGTGGAGCCTTACAAGAGCACCCCTGGGTGCCATCCACAGAGCGGCTTCATAGCATCAAGCAGGAGGCAGAGGAGATGCCTGGAACAAG GATCCCGGCGGTTGGAGTGATACGAGTTGATAAAACTGAAGATGTCGGTGACTCAACCTACCAGTCCACTTACGCTGACATCCCGACCAATGGCTCCGCCCCTCCACCTCACACCAATGGGGATGAAGAGAAGAGAGTGATAGTGCCAGCGG ACCCTCTGGTGTGGAGTCAGGACCATGTCTCCCAGTGGTTGGACTGGGCAGTGAAGGAGTACGGACTGTGTGATGTAAATACCtcggagatgcagggagttgacGGGAAGGAACTGTGTCGCATGACGCGGGAAGATTTCCTACGAATGGCCTCGTCGTACAGCACCGAAATGCTCATGTCACACTTGGCCTACCTGCGTCAGA acagTCCAACATTCACCTACTCAGTAGTACCAGCTCTCCCCGCACACCAGCCAGCACCTCGTCATCCAGTGAAAACAG AGCCCCTGTATGAAGATGTGCGGAGACAAAGCTGGAGCTCGTCGGGGGGTTCAGTCCATAGAG TGTCTCCTCCGCTGACACCAGGAATCACAAGTACCACTAACACTGTGCGCAGCCCCCAAG ATCCCTACCAGGTTTTGGGGCCGACGAGCAGTCGCCTCTCTAATCCGG GCAGTGGGCAGATTCAGTTGTGGCAGTTTCTATTGGAGCTCCTGTCTGACAGTTGCAATTCCAGCTGTATCGCGTGGGAAGGACTGAACGGGGAGTTCAAGATGACGGACCCCGATGAAGTCGCCCGGCGCTGGGGCGAGCGCAAGAGTAAACCCAACATGAACTACGACAAGCTGAGCCGGGCCCTGCGCTATTATTATGACAAGAACATCATGAGTAAAGTTCATGGGAAGAGATACGCCTACAGGTTTGACTTCCAGGGGATCCAGGTGGTGCAGCATTCGCATAACAACGACCCCCCGACCCCCAAATACCCCGAAGGGAACTATTATTCACCCCAAGCCAAAGCCCCCGGGCCCTTACCTTCCCATCACCCTCAGTCTTCCACCCTGATCCCCGTCCAGTACTTCAGCTCAGCACCCACTGGGGGACTGTACCCCGGCCAGGGCATCACGAGGCAACACGGGGGGCTACTGGGGACCCACCTGGGGACCTTCTACTGA
- the fli1b.S gene encoding fli-1 proto-oncogene, ETS transcription factor beta S homeolog isoform X2 has translation MFSHPPLKTEIPDDFSPRIKERGALQEHPWVPSTERLHSIKQEAEEMPGTRIPAVGVIRVDKTEDVGDSTYQSTYADIPTNGSAPPPHTNGDEEKRVIVPADPLVWSQDHVSQWLDWAVKEYGLCDVNTSEMQGVDGKELCRMTREDFLRMASSYSTEMLMSHLAYLRQNSPTFTYSVVPALPAHQPAPRHPVKTEPLYEDVRRQSWSSSGGSVHRVSPPLTPGITSTTNTVRSPQDPYQVLGPTSSRLSNPGSGQIQLWQFLLELLSDSCNSSCIAWEGLNGEFKMTDPDEVARRWGERKSKPNMNYDKLSRALRYYYDKNIMSKVHGKRYAYRFDFQGIQVVQHSHNNDPPTPKYPEGNYYSPQAKAPGPLPSHHPQSSTLIPVQYFSSAPTGGLYPGQGITRQHGGLLGTHLGTFY, from the exons ATGTTTTCCCACCCGCCACTCAAGACGGAGATTCCAGACGATTTTTCGCCTCGCATTAAAGAGCGTGGAGCCTTACAAGAGCACCCCTGGGTGCCATCCACAGAGCGGCTTCATAGCATCAAGCAGGAGGCAGAGGAGATGCCTGGAACAAG GATCCCGGCGGTTGGAGTGATACGAGTTGATAAAACTGAAGATGTCGGTGACTCAACCTACCAGTCCACTTACGCTGACATCCCGACCAATGGCTCCGCCCCTCCACCTCACACCAATGGGGATGAAGAGAAGAGAGTGATAGTGCCAGCGG ACCCTCTGGTGTGGAGTCAGGACCATGTCTCCCAGTGGTTGGACTGGGCAGTGAAGGAGTACGGACTGTGTGATGTAAATACCtcggagatgcagggagttgacGGGAAGGAACTGTGTCGCATGACGCGGGAAGATTTCCTACGAATGGCCTCGTCGTACAGCACCGAAATGCTCATGTCACACTTGGCCTACCTGCGTCAGA acagTCCAACATTCACCTACTCAGTAGTACCAGCTCTCCCCGCACACCAGCCAGCACCTCGTCATCCAGTGAAAACAG AGCCCCTGTATGAAGATGTGCGGAGACAAAGCTGGAGCTCGTCGGGGGGTTCAGTCCATAGAG TGTCTCCTCCGCTGACACCAGGAATCACAAGTACCACTAACACTGTGCGCAGCCCCCAAG ATCCCTACCAGGTTTTGGGGCCGACGAGCAGTCGCCTCTCTAATCCGG GCAGTGGGCAGATTCAGTTGTGGCAGTTTCTATTGGAGCTCCTGTCTGACAGTTGCAATTCCAGCTGTATCGCGTGGGAAGGACTGAACGGGGAGTTCAAGATGACGGACCCCGATGAAGTCGCCCGGCGCTGGGGCGAGCGCAAGAGTAAACCCAACATGAACTACGACAAGCTGAGCCGGGCCCTGCGCTATTATTATGACAAGAACATCATGAGTAAAGTTCATGGGAAGAGATACGCCTACAGGTTTGACTTCCAGGGGATCCAGGTGGTGCAGCATTCGCATAACAACGACCCCCCGACCCCCAAATACCCCGAAGGGAACTATTATTCACCCCAAGCCAAAGCCCCCGGGCCCTTACCTTCCCATCACCCTCAGTCTTCCACCCTGATCCCCGTCCAGTACTTCAGCTCAGCACCCACTGGGGGACTGTACCCCGGCCAGGGCATCACGAGGCAACACGGGGGGCTACTGGGGACCCACCTGGGGACCTTCTACTGA